The following coding sequences lie in one Alicyclobacillus curvatus genomic window:
- a CDS encoding PAS domain S-box protein yields MSSKLRWTTQTWLIVWSYTIIVPVWVILTDVIYRVGTHHFEFRDFLLSSVRSAVLYILTIWLLRYLIRRLNAVESKYQTLVEVSPQPIFVQSVDEKWAYVNPSGLRMIGATQKRDVVGHSVWEIVHPEDRIRAKHHRGQVCVSEAIGSSAAELAAHCDGQMRLIRLDGEVIEVECVAVSTTVNKVPFVQVLYTDVTERNRVKRERYLAVTELEGFLEHNTDAIAIFDKTGRYSTINGQFARFYQVTSESVIGHKWSDAPFVPVHAFEAAEQLISQVMRGESITGYRTTCQSPNGKLDVSISGFPLFEKDGTNGGFAITIRDITEEKYAEERLLQSEKLAAVGQLAAGVAHEIRNPLTTVLGLLKLLPTMSPEKQVEYRLLMDTELKRITSIATEMLSLAKPQVEDVHDVGVEKLLTEVFQFLEPEAAMRDVDLQLEISNSVKTASIRGQEHRLKQVLINLVRNAIDALGESVRKVQMGVERDGSRVAITVRDTGSGMSEEQLLRLATPFYTTKEHGTGLGLYVCRQIIEQHHGELHFDSEVGVGSIVSLRLPIDELDTCRHV; encoded by the coding sequence TTGAGTTCAAAATTGCGATGGACAACACAGACGTGGCTGATTGTGTGGTCGTACACAATCATCGTCCCAGTTTGGGTCATTCTTACAGATGTTATCTACCGGGTTGGGACACATCATTTTGAGTTTCGGGATTTCCTATTGTCGTCAGTGCGGAGCGCTGTCCTCTACATCCTGACCATCTGGTTACTGCGCTACCTGATTCGGCGACTCAATGCCGTCGAATCAAAATACCAAACACTCGTCGAGGTCTCACCACAGCCAATTTTTGTGCAATCGGTGGACGAGAAGTGGGCCTATGTGAATCCGTCCGGATTGCGGATGATTGGGGCAACGCAGAAGCGCGATGTTGTCGGACACTCAGTCTGGGAGATTGTCCATCCAGAAGACAGAATTCGTGCGAAACACCATCGGGGCCAGGTATGCGTATCGGAGGCCATCGGGAGTTCAGCAGCGGAACTGGCCGCTCATTGTGACGGACAGATGAGATTGATACGCCTAGACGGCGAGGTTATCGAGGTCGAATGTGTGGCAGTCAGCACCACGGTCAACAAGGTTCCGTTTGTACAGGTCCTGTACACAGATGTCACGGAGAGAAATCGGGTGAAACGCGAACGTTACCTGGCTGTTACAGAACTCGAAGGCTTCTTGGAACACAACACAGACGCCATTGCTATTTTTGACAAGACGGGCCGCTATTCAACCATCAACGGACAATTTGCGCGATTTTATCAAGTCACCAGCGAAAGTGTCATCGGCCACAAATGGTCTGATGCGCCTTTTGTCCCGGTGCACGCTTTCGAGGCGGCGGAACAGCTCATCTCACAGGTGATGCGTGGTGAGTCCATCACAGGGTACCGAACCACCTGTCAATCTCCAAACGGAAAGTTGGATGTCTCAATCTCCGGGTTCCCGCTCTTCGAGAAAGATGGGACAAATGGGGGATTCGCGATTACGATACGTGATATCACCGAGGAAAAATACGCCGAAGAACGACTGCTGCAGTCCGAAAAACTTGCTGCGGTGGGCCAATTGGCTGCGGGAGTCGCCCACGAAATTCGCAATCCTTTGACGACCGTGCTTGGACTTCTGAAGTTGCTCCCGACGATGAGTCCGGAAAAGCAGGTTGAGTACAGACTACTGATGGATACCGAGCTTAAGAGAATCACGTCGATTGCAACAGAAATGCTGTCTTTGGCAAAGCCTCAAGTGGAAGATGTCCACGATGTCGGGGTTGAAAAACTACTGACTGAAGTGTTTCAGTTTCTTGAACCGGAAGCCGCCATGCGCGACGTCGACTTGCAACTCGAAATCTCAAACAGTGTTAAAACCGCAAGCATCCGTGGACAGGAACACCGTCTCAAACAGGTTCTCATTAATCTTGTCAGAAACGCCATTGACGCCTTGGGAGAATCGGTACGCAAGGTTCAAATGGGTGTGGAACGTGATGGAAGCCGTGTAGCGATAACCGTGCGTGATACCGGCAGTGGCATGTCCGAGGAGCAACTCCTCCGGCTTGCAACGCCCTTTTACACGACGAAAGAACATGGAACAGGACTTGGGCTTTATGTGTGTCGACAAATTATCGAGCAACATCATGGTGAATTACATTTTGACAGCGAAGTGGGCGTTGGCAGCATCGTATCCCTAAGGCTGCCCATTGATGAACTGGACACTTGCCGCCACGTGTGA
- a CDS encoding VOC family protein yields MEHSFYGIDHVQLAAPAGCEDAARRFFGDVLGMEEIEKPAALQKRGGVWFQCGNHQLHIGVDGGFAPARKAHPALHVRNIKSLKARIVRHGHQVKDDELLPAAERFYVDDPFGNRLEFLEWQ; encoded by the coding sequence ATGGAACATTCGTTTTATGGCATCGACCACGTGCAACTCGCCGCTCCAGCCGGATGTGAGGACGCCGCGAGGCGGTTTTTTGGAGATGTCCTCGGTATGGAAGAAATCGAGAAACCCGCAGCGTTGCAAAAGCGGGGTGGGGTCTGGTTTCAGTGTGGTAATCACCAACTCCACATCGGCGTGGATGGGGGTTTTGCCCCGGCGAGAAAGGCCCATCCTGCACTCCACGTGCGCAACATCAAATCCTTAAAAGCACGCATTGTTCGCCACGGCCATCAAGTCAAAGACGATGAACTTCTTCCCGCAGCAGAAAGGTTTTACGTCGACGACCCGTTCGGAAACCGGCTCGAGTTTCTCGAGTGGCAATAG